Genomic DNA from Setaria italica strain Yugu1 chromosome V, Setaria_italica_v2.0, whole genome shotgun sequence:
ATTTGTGATGGTCTGTGCAGGGCTAGCgcgttcttcttcttcttcaactcCAGCTTGTGCTTTCTACTTCATCAGTTCCAGGTGCAAATAATCATCGAAACATCGAAGTTATTTTTTATTCCTTGATCAATTTGCCTTACTGAAAATTGCACCAGGCAATTATCGAGGTAAACAAACTAGCTACGAAGCTATAACGTACTCCTCCAAACATGAATACTTGCTTGGACCAAACATCCTTCTAGTCAAATTGCTCACCGTCAATAgttttcaaaatatttattggaAACATAAAACTCATGTATGTGTAGAATTGTCTTGATAAGCACACGCTTTCATATTCTCATACATTTACCCCGTCTTATAACTATATTCCTACAAAAAGAGAGAGTCAAAGTTACACCTTGAAAACCAGAAGTCTAAAGCATAAATTAATTTTGACCAGAGGCAATATAAGGTTTTTATTTTAGGAAAAGCAAAAGGTTCTagcatatgattttttttaatgtacCCACACCATACATGCACATATATGTACAGACATAAAGTACATTAACAAAAAATTTCAATGTGGATGTAATATCACCTCTCAGCATGTGATTTTTTTAAACAACTGAACTTTAGCACACATTCTAAGGGTTATATTTTTAATATCATTGCATATAGAAAGCGGTTTCaattccatattttttttaaaaaaagtaagCTTAAATCACATATTTTGACTAATTTGACATGGGAAAACTTTTGTTGAAAACTGATCAGTCTATGTTTACAATAGGTCGTTGACTCGAGCACGCGCCATCCATCCATCACATCCCTCATGACCAAACATCTGGTATTTTTCCAGCATATGCATATGCTAAATCTCGCTAAGTGCTACCGACAGATCCAGGCTTAGGTACGGTGCTAATTGTACTTCCATCCGAGCATCACCAACGCCTGATGACCTACAGGCAACAAAGTGCAGAGGCAGCAAAACGAGATCTCTCTCCCACTACCACTACCACTGCCGGCAGAAACCAGTGGACGATGGATCAACCGTGTGATGAATCGATCTGCTTTCCATGGCGGATCCGACCGAACCCGGCCATAtggcccgccggcggccgctgcTGGCGACGACGGATCCATCTCGCACCCGAATGACCCGATCACGGCGCAGCAGTGGCTAGTGGATGCCAGTGCGAAGCTGCGTCCATGCACGCCCTTCGTACGTGGCCGTGATCCCGCCCGTTTCTGGTGCTCGGTGCATGGCCGCGCGCGACCACCTTTTCGCGCCAAAAAAagctaccaccaccaccaccgtacCTATAGGTAGCTGCCTAGCTAGGGGTTAGGACAGCAAGAGAGGTAGCAGCGGCAGCAAAAGCTTTTGCATGCCTGTCGTTCCTCTTCCGCCTCCGACCGGTAATTCCTAAGCGACACATAATGTGCTCGTTTGACCTCCGCTGATGTGACCCCTGATCGTCCACTAATATAATGCACTCGCTTAGCTTCGCTAATCCTGCGTCAGCTGCCTATATAAGCCCCTCTCCATCTGTCAAGGCCTGACTAATAAGGCTATAGCTGCTCGCATTCTTCAACTTAACTCTACCCTATATCTCTCTACAAAGCAGAggaagagagatagagagagaagcTTCAATTCATCAGTGCGTggccatggcgacggcggcgaggaaggtgtCGGTCCCGGCCATCCTGCTGGTGCTGTCCGTCCTCTCCTGCCTGCTCCTCGTCCACGGTTTGTACGGCTTGCTCGAGCTCTTCGGCCCGCCGGACCTCTCGCCGGAGGCCACGCTGCTGACCTTTGCCTtgtgtttcctcctcctccttgcagcggccgcggcgggcaaCCGGAGGGCTCTGCTGCCGAGGGAGGCGGCCGGTAGTGGCGTCCTGCCGAccacggcggaggaggccgcggtGGGAGCTGGGGAGCCGCATCATCATCAGCTCGCCGACGAGGAGacggacgaggcggaggcggcggcgaggagggccgGGCTCCTGCAGACGCAGGACTACCCGGGGTCCGGCGCCAACAGCCGCCACGATCCGCGGAACCCGCACTGAGATCCGTGCAGGACGATGGCCCCGCCTCGCACCTTGcacaacacacacacatatacataCACGTAGTATAACACGCATGTTCAATCATCCATAATTTTGCCATGCAAAGTACGCACATATATACTGCACAACATGATATAAATTTAATTCATCTCATGATCAAACAATAAGCTATATACTATATAGCATCGAATGTACTTGCATCTTGTTTACCAGTGCTAGCAGTTTGTAATCAACCCTAGCATGTTGAATTAAGCATGTTGCATATGTGTCATCCGTATGTGTACCTCCAATCCAAGTGAACAATAATGAATAAACCAAATTTACCAGGTTGTTTTAATTCATTTTCACATCTCTGTTGCGTAGGAAAAGCCTCCAATTTCGAGCACATTTTCAGCATATTTCGCTGTCACAGCCTCACAGGTTTCTAAAAGCAAATTCGCTTTCTAGAATTCTAGTGGCTTTTTATTTGCAAATCAGAAGGGCGTCGCACCTTTTGCAATGCTTATGCGGGCTTAATCTGACGCTTTGTGCGCGTACGGATGACTATTTCCACATGGGCTGCGGATGCAAAAATGAGAGACCCATCCTGGACCGGGCTGCTAAGTGGGCTTTGTATCTTGGACTCGACCTTTTCCTCGGGGGCCGGATTCAACATTTCAGAGCTTGGAATGCTACACTCGAGTCACGAGACACGCGCCGTTTtgaacaaacaaaacaaaactagggccatgtttagttactcccaactcccaactttgacactatgcaaaaagaagattccccatcacatcaaacttgcggtacatgcatggagtactaaatgtagatgaaattaaaaactaattgcacagttttgttgtactttgcgagacgaatcttttgagcctaattagtcaatatttggacaataattcacaaatacaaacgaaacgctacagtgtgctacagtactgtaacagtaatttggcacctcccaaattccccaactaaacacggcctagcTTGTTTCCAGGTGTACCATGTATTTGTAACTGCAGATAAAATCTGTCCTGGTGTCTTACGTGCGAAGGCAAACTCAGCCATTTTATATGATCGACGACAATTTGTTCTTCCGGGAAAAAAACATTGGTTTGTCATCAAATCccgagacaaaaaggagtgAAGAACAAGATTGATGTAACCTACAGCCTTTACACATAACTGTATCTGGTTTGTATGGTGACGTTTGTGTTCCGTCCACCTGAAAAGAATATACATTCAGCGCCAGCCAAAAAAAGTACTCCATTCTGAAATGAGTGTATTTCTAGCTATTTTATCTGGACAAGTGTTTGTTAATACATAGCCAAAAATGCATTCTATTTGGGATAGAAGAAGTATACTTAAGCGATTTGTGATGTGACTACGAAAGTTGTTGTCTTATCGGTGATAGTGAGTAGGAGGACGAGTGAGTTTTCGTTCTGGTGCATAGATTCAACCCTACCGTAGAAAGATTCAACCTGTTTGCCTGATTATGTttagtatctttttttttaagctaGTTTAGGAGCTGGGATATTTTAAATCAACCATTATCTCTAAATCAGGAGCGGATCCAGTTCTTGATGTAGGGGCTCATCTTCCCCTCGttcttcttccctcctctctttctcttcttcctcttcatccatgattacaattttttttttgggggttgGACGGGGGCTCTAGCATCCACGATGGATCCACCCCTGTCTAAAACCAAGCCACAATAATTTAGATTAAAATTTGTCCGATCCAACAATTTAGTTGATATGAAAGAAGAAAACGATGAACATGAGTGAATTTACTTAAAAAAGAGGAAATGAAGGATGAATGATCGCTACTACTGCTGTAATCTTACGTGTAAATGACATTGTGTCGAGGAAAACCTTCAAGATAAAAATATACATCATTACATTATATTGTGTCTTATCTAAGCTTAATATAGCATGTTAGTTTTAACTTACAGTTGCTAAGTTGTAGTCTAATTGCACAACACAAAGTTCAAACAAACGTCCATAATTTAACATCATATCATAAAAATCTAGCCCCTACATTAGAACAATCCAGCGATAggagttcaaacttcaaacaaaCATCCATAATTTAACACCATATTATAAAAATCTATCCCCTGGATTAAAACATTCTAGCAATATGTGTTATAGTTATAATATATTATACGTGATAATCCTATAAGGTTATAGTACCTCCTCacagaaaaatggcaaaaaccAGTAATAAGTTCAACCATCATCATATCCACATTGGAATCGTCCCATTCGTAATAACTTTGGAACTGCGAAAtagatttgcaaaaaaaaatacgcAGTATACGAATGATACGTACTCCATGTTTTGTATTCTACCGACGGGGGTACTGTACACAAACAACACAGAGCACACTCGCCTCCGGGGTCCGGGCACCAGGACTCAACTCGTTCCAGTCCCCTGATAGGCGGAGACGGCCCGGCCTGAAGAACGGCCCGGACTCGAGCGAGCCACCGCCGATCCGCCGCTCCTGACCCTCCTCCGTGCGCCGCGCAGGCATgaggctcctcctcgtcgctgccCTCTTCCTCTGCGCCTCCGCGGCGGCTGCGTCCAAGCCGCCACTCGACACCCTCGGCATCCCCCCGCAAGGTTCGCCCGGATCTGCCCACGCCTGCACTGCTGccttctcccctctctctctctagtgcCTTCCGTAGATGTGGTTCTTGATTCGGCGCTGTTGGGGGATGCAGATGAGGCGTACTACAAGGGCGGAGTGATCAAGTGCAGGGACGGATCGGGCAGGTTCTCCAGGGACCAGCTCAACGACGATTTCTGCGACTGCCCCGACGGCACC
This window encodes:
- the LOC101777043 gene encoding uncharacterized protein LOC101777043 — its product is MATAARKVSVPAILLVLSVLSCLLLVHAAAAGNRRALLPREAAGSGVLPTTAEEAAVGAGEPHHHQLADEETDEAEAAARRAGLLQTQDYPGSGANSRHDPRNPH